CATAAAACGTCCTTTTATATGCTTTGGCGGATTACGATGATTTTTTCTGGATGATAAATGAAGCAAGGCTATTTATGCTTCTCATATAAGCAGGGTCATCACCTTCAGATGCCTGAACATTAAACGTTTTATCGAGCATAACGATAATTTCCGTTGCATCAACAGAATCAAGCTTTAGTCCATTACCAAACAATGGTGTATCGTCATCAATTTGATGAATTTC
This Klebsiella sp. RHBSTW-00484 DNA region includes the following protein-coding sequences:
- a CDS encoding acyl carrier protein, which encodes MTDINEKIDERKSILFTIKTEIIQRLNVQREIHQIDDDTPLFGNGLKLDSVDATEIIVMLDKTFNVQASEGDDPAYMRSINSLASFIIQKKSS